One stretch of Nicotiana tabacum cultivar K326 chromosome 18, ASM71507v2, whole genome shotgun sequence DNA includes these proteins:
- the LOC107805003 gene encoding uncharacterized protein LOC107805003 isoform X1, translating into MFCADSPKCCRTWVGSFKNALLLEDPTRTCNIFGEPKQHSFQVIQILKHPALSHLMSRKRNVIVATGLVAFAAAGLSFPFYMASRSSGATPVIDSSKPLPPQATFRGPYINTGSRDIGPDHQTYSKK; encoded by the exons ATGTTCTGTGCTGACTCTCCAAAATGCTGCCGTACCTGGGTCGGATCCTTTAAAAATGCACtgcttttggaggatccgacacgcactTGCAATATTTTCGGAGAGCCCAAGCAACATAGCTTTCAGG TTATTCAGATACTTAAACATCCCGCTTTATCTCACTTGATGTCTCGCAAGCGCAATGTCATTGTTGCAACAGGCTTGGTAGCTTTTGCAGCTGCTGGCTTGTCCTTTCCATTTTACATGGC GTCAAGATCATCGGGGGCAACTCCAGTGATTGATTCATCAAAGCCATTACCACCCCAGGCGACTTTTCGTGGGCCTTACATTAACACTGGATCGCGTGATATTGGACCTGATCATCAAACTTACTCTAAGAAATAA
- the LOC107805003 gene encoding uncharacterized protein LOC107805003 isoform X2, with translation MHCFWRIRHALAIFSESPSNIAFRVLSLHHKSSQKIIQILKHPALSHLMSRKRNVIVATGLVAFAAAGLSFPFYMASRSSGATPVIDSSKPLPPQATFRGPYINTGSRDIGPDHQTYSKK, from the exons ATGCACtgcttttggaggatccgacacgcactTGCAATATTTTCGGAGAGCCCAAGCAACATAGCTTTCAGGGTATTGTCTCTACATCATAAATCAAGCCAAAAGA TTATTCAGATACTTAAACATCCCGCTTTATCTCACTTGATGTCTCGCAAGCGCAATGTCATTGTTGCAACAGGCTTGGTAGCTTTTGCAGCTGCTGGCTTGTCCTTTCCATTTTACATGGC GTCAAGATCATCGGGGGCAACTCCAGTGATTGATTCATCAAAGCCATTACCACCCCAGGCGACTTTTCGTGGGCCTTACATTAACACTGGATCGCGTGATATTGGACCTGATCATCAAACTTACTCTAAGAAATAA
- the LOC107805002 gene encoding pheophorbide a oxygenase, chloroplastic-like (The RefSeq protein has 4 substitutions, 1 non-frameshifting indel compared to this genomic sequence) produces the protein MVSSLLLPTPQILSLSSSFHSSLPTKTQFFYQSKRRKRRPISTPLRVASPPTTPSTNTTNDIDEVNTQDDEQDSSSKFSWRDHWYPVSLVEDLDPNSPTPFQLLNRDLVLWFDKSNSQWVAFDDKCPHRLAPLSEGRIDENGDLQCSYHGWSFNGCGSCTRIPQAASEGPEAKAVQSPRACATRFPTMVSQGLLFVWPDENAWERAQETKAPMLPEDFDKPEFATVTIQRDLFYGYDTLMENVSDPSHIEFAHHKVTGRRDRAKPLPFKMEASGPWGFAGANNDKPKITAKFVAPCYSMNKIEIDTKLPIVGDQKWVIWICSFNVPMAPGKTRSIVCSARNFFQFTVPGPAWWQVFPRWQEHWTSNKVYDGDMIVLQGQEKIFLAKSKENSTDVNKEYTKLTFTPTQADRFVLAFRNWLRRHGNSQPEWFGNVDQPPLPSTVLSKRQMMDRFEQHTLKCSSCRNAYYTFERLQKILIGAVVVFCATAGIPSDIKLRVILASFAVLSAGLAYALHELQKNFVFVDYVHAEID, from the exons ATGGCTTCTTCTCTATTATACTCTCCACCACCAACTCCTCAAAttctttcactttcttcttcctttCATTCTTCTCTCCCTACTAAAACCCAATTTTTTTAtcaaagtaaaagaagaaaaagaaggccAATTTCAACTCCTCTTAGAGTAGCTTCACCCCCAACAACACCTTCCACTAACACCACTAATGATATTGATGAAGTAAATACACAAGATGATGAACAAGATTCATCCTCAAAATTCTCTTGGAGAGATCATTGGTACCCAGTTTCTTTAGTTGAAGATCTTGACCCTAATTCACCTACCCCGTTTCAGCTCCTCAATCGAGACTTAGTTCTCTGGTTTGATAAATCTAACTCTCAGTGGGTTGCTTTTGATGACAAATGCCCTCATCGCCTTGCTCCTTTATCA GAAGGGAGAATAGATGAAAATGGGGATTTGCAGTGTTCATATCATGGATGGTCATTTAATGGATGTGGATCTTGTACAAGGATACCTCAGGCTGCATCTGAAGGACCTGAAGCTAAAGCTGTTCAATCTCCAAGGGCATGTGCTACTAGATTTCCTACTATGGTTTCTCAAGGATTACTCTTTGTTTGGCCTGATGAGAATGCTTGGGAGAGAGCTCAAGAAACTAAAGCCCCTAT GTTGCCTGAAGATTTTGATAAGCCTGAGTTTGCAACAGTGACAATTCAGCGCGATTTGTTTTATGGCTATGATACTCTCATGGAGAATGTCTCTGATCCTTCTCACATCGAGTTTGCGCATCACAAG GTTACTGGAAGGCGAGATAGAGCCAAGCCCTTGCCATTTAAGATGGAGGCATCTGGACCGTGGGGTTTTGCAGGTGCAAACAATGATAAACCAAAAATTACTGCAAAGTTTGTTGCACCTTGTTACTCCATGAATAA AATAGAGATTGACACAAAGCTTCCAATCGTCGGTGATCAGAAGTGGGTTATATGGATTTGTTCTTTTAATGTACCAATGGCACCTGGAAAGACCCGATCAATTGTTTGTAGTGCTCGAAACTTCTTCCAGTTTACAGTGCCTGGGCCTGCTTGGTGGCAG GTTTTTCCTAGATGGCAAGAACACTGGACTTCGAATAAGGTGTATGATGGGGATATGATTGTTCTTCAAGGGCAAGAGAAGATCTTTCTTGCAAAGTCAAAGGAGAATTCTACTGATGTCAACAAGGAGTACACAAAACTCACATTTACACCCACTCAAGCTGATCGCTTCGTCTTGGCATTTCGAAATTGGCTTAGACGGCATGGCAATAGTCAACCTGAATGGTTTGGTAACGTAGACCAACCACCATTGCCATCTACAGTCTTATCCAAACGCCAG ATGATGGATAGATTCGAGCAACATACACTCAAGTGTTCATCTTGCAGAAATGCTTACTACACATTCGAGAGATTGCAAAAGATTCTGATTGGCGCCGTAGTGGTGTTCTGCGCAACTGCAGGCGTTCCTTCTGATATTAAGCTACGTGTTATCTTGGCTTCGTTTGCAATTTTAAGTGCTGGTTTGGCATACGCCCTCCACGAACTGCAGAAGAATTTTGTATTTGTTGATTATGTACATGCAGAAATTGATTAA